The Bos javanicus breed banteng chromosome 11, ARS-OSU_banteng_1.0, whole genome shotgun sequence genome includes a window with the following:
- the ADRA2B gene encoding alpha-2B adrenergic receptor yields MDHQEPYSVQATAAIAAVITFLILFTIFGNALVILAVLTSRSLRAPQNLFLVSLAAADILVATLIIPFSLANELLGYWYFWRTWCEVYLALDVLFCTSSIVHLCAISLDRYWAVSRALEYNSKRTPRRIKFIILIVWLIAAVISLPPLIYKGDQGPQPLARPQCKLNQEAWYILASSIGSFFAPCLIMILVYLRIYLIAKRSHCRGPRAKGGRGERESKQPHPAPGEVSDSAKLPTLASQLATPGEANGCSQPRPGEKGDGETPEAPGTPALPPSWPAIPKSGQGQKEGVCGSSPEEEAEEEEEEGCEPQALPASPASACSPPLQQPQGSRVLATLRGQVLLGRGTGTAGAQWWRRRTQLSREKRFTFVLAVVIGVFVLCWFPFFFSYSLGAICPQHCKVPHGLFQFFFWIGYCNSSLNPVIYTVFNQDFRRAFRRILCREWTQTAW; encoded by the coding sequence ATGGACCACCAGGAGCCCTACTCGGTGCAGGCCACTGCGGCCATCGCGGCGGTCATCACCTTCCTCATCCTCTTCACCATCTTCGGCAACGCGCTGGTCATCTTGGCTGTGCTGACCAGCCGCTCGCTGCGCGCCCCGCAGAACCTGTTCCTAGTGTCGCTGGCCGCCGCCGACATCCTGGTAGCCACGCTCATCATCCCTTTCTCGCTGGCCAACGAGTTGCTGGGCTACTGGTACTTCTGGCGCACCTGGTGCGAGGTGTACCTGGCGCTCGACGTGCTCTTCTGCACCTCCTCCATCGTGCACCTGTGTGCCATCAGCCTGGACCGCTACTGGGCGGTGAGCCGGGCCCTGGAGTACAACTCCAAGCGCACCCCGCGCCGCATCAAGTTCATCATCCTCATCGTATGGCTCATCGCAGCGGTTATCTCGCTGCCGCCCCTCATCTACAAGGGCGACCagggtccccagcccctggcccgcCCTCAGTGCAAGCTCAACCAAGAGGCCTGGTACATTCTTGCCTCCAGCATTGGATCTTTCTTTGCACCCTGCCTTATCATGATCCTGGTCTACCTGCGCATCTACCTGATTGCCAAGCGCAGCCACTGCAGAGGCCCCAGGGCCAAAGGGGGGCGTGGGGAGAGGGAGTCTAAGCAGCCACACCCTGCCCCTGGGGAAGTTTCAGACTCAGCCAAACTGCCAACCTTGGCCTCTCAACTGGCCACTCCTGGAGAGGCCAACGGATGCTCCCAACCTCGCCCAGGGGAGAAGGGTGACGGGGAGACCCCTGAAGCCCCTGGCACTCCTGCCTTGCCACCCAGCTGGCCTGCCATCCCCAAGTCAGGCCAGGGTCAGAAGGAAGGGGTCTGTGGTTCATCTccggaggaggaggcagaagaggaggaagaagagggttgTGAGCCGCAGGCCTTGCCGGCGTCTCCTGCCTCAGCTTGCAGCCCGCCCCTGCAGCAGCCACAGGGCTCCCGGGTGCTGGCAACCCTGCGTGGCCAGGTGCTCCTGGGCAGGGGCACAGGCACCGCGGGGGCGCAGTGGTGGCGGCGGCGGACGCAGCTGAGCCGAGAGAAGAGGTTCACCTTCGTGCTGGCTGTGGTCATCGGCGTCTTCGTGCTCTGCTGGTTCCCCTTCTTCTTCAGCTACAGCCTGGGTGCCATCTGCCCGCAGCACTGCAAGGTGCCCCACGGCCTCTTCCAGTTCTTCTTTTGGATCGGCTACTGCAATAGCTCGCTGAACCCCGTCATCTACACTGTCTTCAACCAGGACTTTCGCCGTGCCTTCCGGAGGATCCTGTGCCGAGAGTGGACCCAGACAGCCTGGTGA